The following are encoded together in the Salvelinus fontinalis isolate EN_2023a chromosome 38, ASM2944872v1, whole genome shotgun sequence genome:
- the LOC129837184 gene encoding neurogenic locus notch homolog protein 3-like isoform X2, which translates to MMLVLWTAVLLGLSRWCQAASPGGDPWAQCPSRQCKAKFGDGSCDKECTEPECLRDGFDCLRDKGRCNSGHIHYCRDHYANSYCDQGCESAACGWDGSDCHRHHSPLWAKGTLLLQTHVPLQHGTFSNSSLLWALSTLLQTPLRLRGMVPLDPSKDLFTFNPQQLENLLAQASSDDSNGSLLFLQVDNRPCSRLPSTCFPYAIEAANFLRAATSSTRVSVPSHPELKAIISVRGIGEEIGGREEDPVEEKEETNGATPPWLWAVIGVATGLVLALVLMVVLAIRRVRRRRAEREGGERVRHRSTVTENDSGANAAKAWAQHTPHRERRGRTGREKDRNGIKKKKAKEAEKKRRRDPLGEDALRLQPLKKDLDIGSDTDFTQSSMEDINRSICDHRTQEQKHYRSPPSHPQSPTQTPLLAPPRGWERNAVPSPHHRTPNQSGSVQWCGPDGSVVLIRAVRSGLDRVVLELLRAGVPVNNTDHTGRSALHWASSVNHLSLTRTLTRYGAAVDLQDNKGETALFLSALHGCYDTARFLLLNGANQDLSDRRGRRALDVAQEGMHHQVLELLLAHRVQRGPIPMEQANDMLWDERALLYSQWVNSPGLPGRSASFSGVIGHRDMSSPPPSDWSMGGMQCPSPQNWRPQLNQSVTALVTPRIMGRPPRPISTLQEVTSEDEDRERPQEVPRAATPHFLLPQPAPRQRSFSCTQNAMQRHSISQQPEPTYVALSEKIAIDEPIERVIVVPPTDAPTKSNRRSIVDSSDNPNRAAQEIETASFKKADQKARSEKLNNHMPDSKQTAL; encoded by the exons CAGCGTCTCCCGGGGGTGACCCCTGGGCCCAGTGTCCATCCAGACAGTGTAAGGCCAAGTTTGGAGATGGGTCATGTGATAAAGAGTGCACCGAGCCTGAGTGTCTGAGGGACGGGTTCGACTGTCTGAGGGACAAAGGACGCTGCAA TTCAGGCCACATCCACTACTGCCGAGACCACTATGCCAACTCTTACTGTGACCAGGGCTGTGAAAGCGCCGCCTGTGGCTGGGACGGGAGTGACTGTCACAGGCACCACAGCCCTCTGTGGGCAAAGGGCACCCTGCTCCTGCAAACCCACGTCCCCCTGCAACACGGCACATTTTCCAACAGTTCCCTCCTCTGGGCCCTCAGCACCCTCCTGCAGACGCCCCTCAGATTGCGCGGCATGGTGCCCCTTGACCCCAGCAAGGACCTCTTCACCTTTAATCCCCAGCAGCTCGAAAACCTGCTGGCTCAAGCTTCCTCGGATGACTCAAATGG CTCTCTCCTATTCCTGCAAGTGGATAACAGGCCGTGCTCCCGTCTTCCTTCTACCTGTTTCCCATACGCCATCGAAGCAGCTAACTTCCTGCGGGCTGCTACGTCGTCGACTCGTGTGTCGGTCCCCTCTCACCCAGAATTAAAGGCCATTATTAGTGTAAGAGGGATTGGGGAGGaaataggagggagagaggaggacccAGTTGAGGAAAAAGAGGAAACTAATG GAGCAACACCTCCATGGCTATGGGCTGTGATCGGCGTGGCAACGGGCCTGGTACTGGCTTTGGTCTTGATGGTTGTCTTGGCGATCAGAAGGGTGAGACGACGACgagcggagagggagggaggagagagggttaggcaCAGATCCACTGTCACTGAGAATGACAGCGGAGCCAATGCGGCCAAGGCATGGGCACAGCACACACCCCACCGAGAGCGGAGgggcaggacagggagagagaaagacaggaatgGGATAAAGAAGAAGAAAGCAAAGGAGGCTGAGAAGAAAAGACGCAGAGATCCACTGGGGGAGGATGCCCTTCGACTGCA GCCCTTGAAAAAGGACCTGGATATTGGAAGTGACACTGACTTTACCCAGAGTTCTATGGAGGACATCAACAGGTCCATCTGTGACCATCGAACGCAAGAGCAGAAGCACTACCGCAGCCCTCCGAGCCACCCACAATCACCCACACAAA CTCCACTTTTAGCCCCCCCAAGAGGATGGGAGAGAAATGCTGTCCCGTCGCCACATCACAGAACACCCAATCAA TCTGGTTCGGTTCAGTGGTGTGGTCCAGATGGGTCAGTGGTCCTGATTCGTGCGGTCCGGAGTGGGCTTGACCGCGTGGTTCTGGAGCTGCTACGAGCTGGGGTGCCGGTCAACAACACAGACCACACTG GGAGATCAGCCCTCCACTGGGCATCCTCAGTTAACCACCTTTCCTTGACAAGAACCCTCACTCGCTACGGTGCTGCGGTGGACCTACAGGACAACAAG GGTGAGACTGCTCTGTTCCTCTCCGCCCTCCACGGTTGCTACGACACCGCCCGGTTCCTGCTCCTGAACGGGGCCAATCAGGATCTGTCTGATCGCAGAGGACGCCGGGCACTGGATGTTGCCCAAGAGGGCATGCATCATCAAGTCCTGGAGCTCCTATTGGCTCACAGGGTTCAGAGAGGGCCTATTCCTATGGAGCAAGCCAATGATATGCTGTGGGATGAGCGTGCCTTGCTGTATAGCCAATGGGTGAATTCCCCTGGGCTCCCTGGGAGAAGTGCCTCCTTCTCTGGTGTCATAGGGCATCGGGATATGTCTTCGCCTCCACCAAG TGATTGGTCAATGGGCGGAATGCAGTGCCCTTCCCCTCAGAACTGGCGGCCACAGCTCAACCAATCAGTGACCGCATTGGTCACCCCAAGAATCATGGGGCGTCCCCCACGGCCAATCAGCACTCTGCAGGAAGTTACCTCAGAGGACGAAGATCGTGAAAGGCCCCAGGAAGTCCCGAGAGCAGCGACACCGCACTTCCTGTTACCCCAGCCTGCTCCTCGACAGCGGTCCTTCTCCTGTACCCAGAATGCAATGCAGCGTCACTCCATTTCACAGCAGCCCGAACCGACTTATGTTGCCTTATCAGAGAAAATTGCCATAGATGAGCCCATAGAAAGAGTGATCGTAGTCCCTCCTACAGATGCTCCCACCAAATCAAATCGTAGATCAATAGTCGATAGTAGCGATAACCCCAACAGGGCGGCGCAAGAGATTGAGACAGCAAGTTTTAAAAAGGCAGACCAGAAAGCCCGAAGTGAGAAGCTAAATAACCACATGCCGGACTCTAAACAAACAGCTTTGTAA
- the LOC129837184 gene encoding neurogenic locus notch homolog protein 3-like isoform X1: MMLVLWTAVLLGLSRWCQAAASPGGDPWAQCPSRQCKAKFGDGSCDKECTEPECLRDGFDCLRDKGRCNSGHIHYCRDHYANSYCDQGCESAACGWDGSDCHRHHSPLWAKGTLLLQTHVPLQHGTFSNSSLLWALSTLLQTPLRLRGMVPLDPSKDLFTFNPQQLENLLAQASSDDSNGSLLFLQVDNRPCSRLPSTCFPYAIEAANFLRAATSSTRVSVPSHPELKAIISVRGIGEEIGGREEDPVEEKEETNGATPPWLWAVIGVATGLVLALVLMVVLAIRRVRRRRAEREGGERVRHRSTVTENDSGANAAKAWAQHTPHRERRGRTGREKDRNGIKKKKAKEAEKKRRRDPLGEDALRLQPLKKDLDIGSDTDFTQSSMEDINRSICDHRTQEQKHYRSPPSHPQSPTQTPLLAPPRGWERNAVPSPHHRTPNQSGSVQWCGPDGSVVLIRAVRSGLDRVVLELLRAGVPVNNTDHTGRSALHWASSVNHLSLTRTLTRYGAAVDLQDNKGETALFLSALHGCYDTARFLLLNGANQDLSDRRGRRALDVAQEGMHHQVLELLLAHRVQRGPIPMEQANDMLWDERALLYSQWVNSPGLPGRSASFSGVIGHRDMSSPPPSDWSMGGMQCPSPQNWRPQLNQSVTALVTPRIMGRPPRPISTLQEVTSEDEDRERPQEVPRAATPHFLLPQPAPRQRSFSCTQNAMQRHSISQQPEPTYVALSEKIAIDEPIERVIVVPPTDAPTKSNRRSIVDSSDNPNRAAQEIETASFKKADQKARSEKLNNHMPDSKQTAL, encoded by the exons cAGCAGCGTCTCCCGGGGGTGACCCCTGGGCCCAGTGTCCATCCAGACAGTGTAAGGCCAAGTTTGGAGATGGGTCATGTGATAAAGAGTGCACCGAGCCTGAGTGTCTGAGGGACGGGTTCGACTGTCTGAGGGACAAAGGACGCTGCAA TTCAGGCCACATCCACTACTGCCGAGACCACTATGCCAACTCTTACTGTGACCAGGGCTGTGAAAGCGCCGCCTGTGGCTGGGACGGGAGTGACTGTCACAGGCACCACAGCCCTCTGTGGGCAAAGGGCACCCTGCTCCTGCAAACCCACGTCCCCCTGCAACACGGCACATTTTCCAACAGTTCCCTCCTCTGGGCCCTCAGCACCCTCCTGCAGACGCCCCTCAGATTGCGCGGCATGGTGCCCCTTGACCCCAGCAAGGACCTCTTCACCTTTAATCCCCAGCAGCTCGAAAACCTGCTGGCTCAAGCTTCCTCGGATGACTCAAATGG CTCTCTCCTATTCCTGCAAGTGGATAACAGGCCGTGCTCCCGTCTTCCTTCTACCTGTTTCCCATACGCCATCGAAGCAGCTAACTTCCTGCGGGCTGCTACGTCGTCGACTCGTGTGTCGGTCCCCTCTCACCCAGAATTAAAGGCCATTATTAGTGTAAGAGGGATTGGGGAGGaaataggagggagagaggaggacccAGTTGAGGAAAAAGAGGAAACTAATG GAGCAACACCTCCATGGCTATGGGCTGTGATCGGCGTGGCAACGGGCCTGGTACTGGCTTTGGTCTTGATGGTTGTCTTGGCGATCAGAAGGGTGAGACGACGACgagcggagagggagggaggagagagggttaggcaCAGATCCACTGTCACTGAGAATGACAGCGGAGCCAATGCGGCCAAGGCATGGGCACAGCACACACCCCACCGAGAGCGGAGgggcaggacagggagagagaaagacaggaatgGGATAAAGAAGAAGAAAGCAAAGGAGGCTGAGAAGAAAAGACGCAGAGATCCACTGGGGGAGGATGCCCTTCGACTGCA GCCCTTGAAAAAGGACCTGGATATTGGAAGTGACACTGACTTTACCCAGAGTTCTATGGAGGACATCAACAGGTCCATCTGTGACCATCGAACGCAAGAGCAGAAGCACTACCGCAGCCCTCCGAGCCACCCACAATCACCCACACAAA CTCCACTTTTAGCCCCCCCAAGAGGATGGGAGAGAAATGCTGTCCCGTCGCCACATCACAGAACACCCAATCAA TCTGGTTCGGTTCAGTGGTGTGGTCCAGATGGGTCAGTGGTCCTGATTCGTGCGGTCCGGAGTGGGCTTGACCGCGTGGTTCTGGAGCTGCTACGAGCTGGGGTGCCGGTCAACAACACAGACCACACTG GGAGATCAGCCCTCCACTGGGCATCCTCAGTTAACCACCTTTCCTTGACAAGAACCCTCACTCGCTACGGTGCTGCGGTGGACCTACAGGACAACAAG GGTGAGACTGCTCTGTTCCTCTCCGCCCTCCACGGTTGCTACGACACCGCCCGGTTCCTGCTCCTGAACGGGGCCAATCAGGATCTGTCTGATCGCAGAGGACGCCGGGCACTGGATGTTGCCCAAGAGGGCATGCATCATCAAGTCCTGGAGCTCCTATTGGCTCACAGGGTTCAGAGAGGGCCTATTCCTATGGAGCAAGCCAATGATATGCTGTGGGATGAGCGTGCCTTGCTGTATAGCCAATGGGTGAATTCCCCTGGGCTCCCTGGGAGAAGTGCCTCCTTCTCTGGTGTCATAGGGCATCGGGATATGTCTTCGCCTCCACCAAG TGATTGGTCAATGGGCGGAATGCAGTGCCCTTCCCCTCAGAACTGGCGGCCACAGCTCAACCAATCAGTGACCGCATTGGTCACCCCAAGAATCATGGGGCGTCCCCCACGGCCAATCAGCACTCTGCAGGAAGTTACCTCAGAGGACGAAGATCGTGAAAGGCCCCAGGAAGTCCCGAGAGCAGCGACACCGCACTTCCTGTTACCCCAGCCTGCTCCTCGACAGCGGTCCTTCTCCTGTACCCAGAATGCAATGCAGCGTCACTCCATTTCACAGCAGCCCGAACCGACTTATGTTGCCTTATCAGAGAAAATTGCCATAGATGAGCCCATAGAAAGAGTGATCGTAGTCCCTCCTACAGATGCTCCCACCAAATCAAATCGTAGATCAATAGTCGATAGTAGCGATAACCCCAACAGGGCGGCGCAAGAGATTGAGACAGCAAGTTTTAAAAAGGCAGACCAGAAAGCCCGAAGTGAGAAGCTAAATAACCACATGCCGGACTCTAAACAAACAGCTTTGTAA